The Elephas maximus indicus isolate mEleMax1 chromosome 17, mEleMax1 primary haplotype, whole genome shotgun sequence DNA segment GGTGAGAGTGGTTAGAAAGGTGgcctgaatacagctgaaaaaggAGGTCCCCATGGCGAGGATGGCACACACTCTGTGACCCATTATGACTGTGTAACGCAGAGGGTAGCCTATGGCCAcaaagcggtcataggccatcacggTGTACAGGAATCCCTCAGTGCAGCCCAGGAAGTGGGAAAAGAAGAGCTGGGACACACAGCCTGCATAGGAGATAGCTCGGCTGTTCCCTGAGAGGTAAAACAGCATCTTCAGGGAGCTCACTGAAGGGAAAAATATGTCACATACAGACAGCTTAcacagaaagaagtacatgggagtgtgaagCCCAGTGGAGGAGACAATTGCAAGTAGGATGAGAAGGTTCCCCATCAGGGTGAAGAGGTAGAAGGACAGAAACAGGGTAAAGAGGATGGTCTCCAGACCCTCTGTGTGTGGGATGCCCAGCAGAATAAACTCGGTCACCACTGAGCAATTCCGCATTGCTGTGAGAAAGCCCACATAAAGGATCTGAGACACCAAAGCACAGACAACAATATCAATTCATCAAGCTTCTTGCTGATGACTACATTAGCTATATTTTTAACAAGCAACAACTAAGTTTTTTATGTTGGGCGAGACCTATATAAAAACATAAGGTAATAAGAAATGTCAGACTAATTCAGAGCTACAATCTATTCAAATTCTGAAAAGAATGTTTTGTAGAGGTGAATGGTTGTCCCCTACGACAGCATCAGAAGTTTAGAGACATATTCAAAATGTTCTCATGTTAAGTTAGAAACTTTTTTACAGTTGTTTATTCTTGAATTTATTCTCTTTGAAGTGCTTATACTTTGAACTCCCATCATCTCCTCGAGTAACAAACTCCCACTGTTCATTACCTTCTgcaaaatatcagaaaaaaaattgtattagaaTTCAGAACACCTGATTTGGTTCCTGGCTTTGCCATTTCTTAGTTATATGACTTAGAACAATTTATACATCATCTTTCATAGGTAAAGTTTCATCTTCTACAAAGCGGAGTTCCTAACTATTATAAcatcaacagcaaaaacaaaaatatcatcCTAAAATTATGGTAAAGTTTATGAACTGTGAATGTGGCAAAACTATAAATCATTATGAAAAGAATGTACCTTAAACTTAGTTCTCTGAgtgacttcttttaattttagtgttCTATAATTATTTGTCAGTAAGTGTTTTCTTAATTAACATTTCAAGTAGACTTAGATCCTATCCTCTTCATATTACATTTTTCTGGATTCGGGAGTGCTAATATCCTCAACTGTATCAGGAGATGCTGCTATGGTTcttctgattcttttaatattttccaaatggACTTGAGGCGACTGAAACATTAAGGAAAAGAAACAGTAGCAGCAAGGAAAGCATCGAATTCATATCACTGCGTTTAAGTAAGAAATACAGTGACCCACATAGAAGGAAGGCAAAGAACAGGATTAATAAGGTAGTTTTCGAAAGTCAAGAGCCAAGTATGACACCTGGAAGACCCAGGATTTCTTCCTTTAATTACTCACgtgatagtaataataaaatacatacataatacATACTTGATACTCATACTATTTAATGATTATTTActgtattccaaggactgggcTCAGTACTTTTGAaataggattttaaaaaaaaataaatctgtaaGGAGATATTACTATTCCTGTTTTTACAAATCAGGGGGTTAGAAAAATTCAGTAAAATGCCCAAGGTGACTAAGCTAGTATGTGACAGAGCCAAGACCCAGgtctgtttcattctattgttcaTGCCTGTAACCATTAGGAAAAACTGATTTCTATTTACCTCTGCTTTCTAAGACACTGTGTTCCACTGCAAGGTAATGACCAAAAATAGTCACTGCCCTAGAGATGGGTTTGTATCATTGTTTTATACTAaggtaggaaatgttttcatgtgTTACTTCTTGGTCATCTCCTGCCTTGACTTTAGAAACACATCTAGTTAATATCTTATTTAGTTTTCAAAGTCAAACAACAGACTTTTCCTACCTCTTTGATACTAGCTGTAAGTATCCAACACACCAACAATCATtctgctgccgtggagtcaattctgccttgcaatgacccaataggacagagtagaactccccatagagttttcagagagcagctggtgaatttgaactgttgaccttttggttagcagccatagctcttaaccactgttccaccagggctctaagctATAGTACAGGAGCTTTCAAACTGTAGAGTTACCTTCAACAGATACCAATCATAGGTTGTCCCAAGTCCCACTGAAAACCAACTCTAAAGAGAATGACCAAGCCAGAATGAGTCACTCACATACAGCCCTCGAAATAGGCAAAAATGAAGACAGCAAAGAGAGAAACAGTGACCTTCTGGGGCGGGAATTGGGAGGTAGGTGGGAGAATGTTGCTATTAGCCTGCTCCTTATTACTAATTCTAGCCAAACCTGAATAGTTTCTCTGAGCAACTCAAATTTCTCTGACCTCTGGATCCCCTTCCCTGGTCAGCGTCTCAGCAGCCTCTTGCCCTTGCCTGTGATCAGATACCATGATTTTCTATTATTCTACAAATGTGTTTGATATTAAGTCCTTTCCAGAATAAAGAAGTCTCCAAGGACCAGGAAGGTCCCCACACCTGGACCCATTAGTGTGTGAAGTGCAGAGCTAGCAGTGAGAAAGGGGCAGAAGTCGGAACACTTACACAGTTCACCTGAGAACGTACTTATATTTTCCTAAGGGTTATAGCAGGACCTCAATTTTAGTGTTTTTGAGCAGAACACAGAGTGCTCCAGCCAAAAGAGATTCAGTTTTCCTACTTATAAAGAATCTGTCTCTTAGGATTTGTACACTTGAGACCTGTACACATACACTCCCTTGGATTGCATCCTCAGAAGCTTCTTCAGATCCACTTGAATCCTACTGGGACTCACTGCCAGCTCAGAGGGAGCAACTCGTTTAAGTCAACCTTCTTCATCATTCAACCATGAAACAACAGTGATGAGATCATTGGAAAGGAGTGCTATGAAGTGTGAAATACCTATGATTCTCCAAGACTGCTTGTGTGGTGGAATAGGCTCCAAATCTGACTCTACTATTAACTGGAATACGGCTCTCGGTTGCCTTTCACACCTTCAAGTCTTTGTTCATGGTATCATTTGCCTCATCACTTTTTAAATTACTTATACATTCTTGTGcgtatattgttattgttgttgttgttaggtgccatcgagttggttctgactctagcgatcccatgtacaacagaacgaaacaccgcccagtcctaccccatcctcacaatcattgctatgtttaagcccattgttgcagccactggtgtcaatccatctcattgagggtcttcctctttttttggtgaccttgtactttaccaagtatggtgtccttctccagggactgatccctcctgataacatgtccaaagtatgtgagacatagtcttgtcatccttgcttgtaaggttgtacttcttccagggcagatttattcattcttttggcagtccatggtatatgcaatattctttgccaacaccacaattcaaaggcgtcaattcttcttcggttttccttattcattgtccgggtTTCGCATATGtaagaggcgactgaaaacaccatggcttaggtcaggcacaccttagtcttcatggtgacatctttgcttttcagcactttaaagaggtcttttacagcagatttgcccaatgcaatgcatcttttgactgctgcttccatgggtgttgattatggatctaagtaaaaggtaatccttgacaacttcaatcttttctccctttatcatgatgttgcttattggcccaattctgagaatttctgttttatttacgttgaagtgtaatccgtactgaaggctgtagtctttgatcttcatcaataaatgcttcaagtcctcttcactttcagcaagcaaggttgtgtcatctgcatactagAAGTTGTTAATGCaccttcctctaatcttgatgccccgttcttcctcatatagcccagattgctcagcatacagattgaataggcatggtgaaaggatacaaccctgacacacacctttcctgaattaaaactatgcagtatccccttgttctgtttgaacgtctgcctcttgatctatggagaggttcatcatgagcacaattaagtgctctggaattcctattcttagcaatgttatctgtaatttgtttatattccacacagttgaatgcctttgcatagtcaataaaacacagataaacatctttcttgtattctctgctttcagccaggatccttctgacaccagcaatgatttccctggtCCCATGTGTGCCAATATAGTTATCTCTAATAAACATtaatactcaaggcagaaacGTAATTATGTGGTAATTATTTGTTATATATCAACTATCATTATGTGCCCTTTGGGTCAGTACTTCTAAACAGAAACGTTGACATACTATGTACATTAATAGGAGGCGACCAGTATAGATTAAGGAATGGTAAACCATCTCAAAAGCAAAATGAATGACtaaaataatagctaatattcagTACACAattcattgaaaacactgtgtgcTAAGTGCTGTACTAAATTCTTAAATTCATTATTACATTACTCTCCAAAGGAAACTTTATGAGGTAGGTGATATTATTTGACAAATAAACAGAAACACAAATTAAATGACTTGAAAAATACCCCACAACTAtcaagtgacagagctgggactcTTTAATTTAAAAGTCAATAATTTTAACCACTTGGCAGTGACTTTAACCGCTCTGCTATGAAAACCCAGAGATTTAGGTTTTCCACCaaagaagagaaatagacatCACTATGGCCTTCAAATACTTGTAGGACTCATAGGTAGACTTGTTACTAATTGTTCCATGCAGAAACCCAGGAACCATGGGCAGatttattttcaatgaagaaaggGAATATTTAATGATAAGAAAATGTGCATCAATAAAATAACCAATCTTATGAGGTAGTTAGTGTCTTATTACTAGAAATATTCAAGAAGATATAAAGAAGACTATCTTTTCATGATCTTTCATGTATGCCATTAAGAGGATTCTCAACATCAAAGAGTAACTTCAGTTATTTAAAATTCTAACgctgaaatatttgtttttatttatattgtaaaACTTCTCAATGATATAACCCATCATAATACAAGTGGAACTTTAACTTAATGATAATAATTCTGGTAACCATCATAGCAAAAGCAATTATGAACATGGTCAGAGTAGTTATCAAAGTAACTACTGTAATACTGAACATGCTATTAAAGCATTTTAAAAGAGGAGAGACACATGCCATGGAGAGAGTCCAGAGGCTACTCAGACAGGGTCTCATAGGATGGAAATAATCTTTTGGCGGTTTTAGTGATTAGAACAGttttaataatagctaacatttactgtgtATTTGACATATCCTGGAATTGTGCTGAGTTCTCTACATGCCTTATCTCTTCCAATTCTCACCAGCAATCTACGAGGCAGGTATTATTATTTCCCCCACTTTTTGTagaaaattgaagctcagagaatCTAAGCAACTTAACCAGGGTAAAATGGTAGTAACCAGTAGAACTGTTCTCAGGTCTGAGATGGTATAACCACTCCTTTTGagtcacaaagaaaaataaattcatcactaattctgactttcaaatATTCTTAATATCATCTTACGTGTATGGTTGCTTTAGTTTTCCAGCGAACTTTCATGTTAGTTTAATTAATTCTCCCAATAATTAATTCTGTTTCACAAGTAAGGGCATTGGAATGCAGACCAATTATGACTTTCCTACAGTTGGACAGTAGAAGAGTCAGTCATTCCCAAGCTGAACTCTCTTTCCCCTACATCAGCACTGTTTCCCAAGAAGACTCTATACAGGAAGCAGCTGTCCCTGAATGAGAGAAGAATTATAAAGAGATTCATTGTAGAGATTTGTAGAAGTATTATTTACATTCTTACAGTGATTACTACCTTTATCTTGAATTCTA contains these protein-coding regions:
- the LOC126060654 gene encoding olfactory receptor 149-like, whose product is MRNCSVVTEFILLGIPHTEGLETILFTLFLSFYLFTLMGNLLILLAIVSSTGLHTPMYFFLCKLSVCDIFFPSVSSLKMLFYLSGNSRAISYAGCVSQLFFSHFLGCTEGFLYTVMAYDRFVAIGYPLRYTVIMGHRVCAILAMGTSFFSCIQATFLTTLTFQLPYCGPNQVDYYFCDIPVMLKLACADTSTLEMVGFISVGFMPLSCFFLILTSYSCIVYAILHIHSAEGRRRAFSTCSAHLTAILLFYMPVVLIYLQPTPSPRLNETVQVLNNLVTPMLNPLIYSLRNKEEKSSLRKVLHQLGFPPEQL